From a single Aestuariibius sp. HNIBRBA575 genomic region:
- the proS gene encoding proline--tRNA ligase: protein MRLSRYFLPTMKETPSEAQIVSHRYMLRAGMIKQSSAGIYSWLPMGFKVLRKLENIVHEEQIRAGHVPMLMPTLQSADLWRESGRYDGYGEEMLRMQDRHGRDMLFSPTAEEMFTDVFRAHVNSYKDLPLTLYQIQWKFRDEIRPRFGVMRGREFFMKDGYNFDLTKEDALHAYNRHLVSYLRTYERMGLQAIPMRADSGPIGGDYTHEFLVLAETGESEVFYDSQITDLKFGDRAIDYDDVAQCQAVLEEFTSRYARTDETHEADEFAKVPEDRQRVARGIEVGQIFYFGTQYSESMGASVQDSEGNKVPVHMGSHGIGVSRLLGAIIEASHDDKGIIWPEGVTPFHVGILNMRAKDEACTEACDALYDSFKAIGLDPLYDDRDTGAGAKFADMDLIGLPWRITVGPRGLKNGVVELTCRRTGESEEMPDAQAVEKISQIYAKHRVTGL, encoded by the coding sequence CGGGATGATCAAACAATCCAGCGCCGGGATCTATTCGTGGTTACCCATGGGATTCAAGGTGCTGCGCAAGCTGGAAAACATCGTGCACGAAGAACAAATTCGCGCCGGCCACGTGCCGATGTTGATGCCCACGTTGCAATCCGCAGATTTATGGCGCGAAAGCGGTCGGTATGACGGCTATGGCGAAGAAATGCTGCGTATGCAGGATCGGCACGGTCGTGACATGCTGTTTTCCCCCACAGCCGAGGAAATGTTCACCGACGTGTTTCGCGCGCATGTGAATTCCTACAAGGATTTGCCGCTGACCTTGTATCAAATCCAGTGGAAATTCCGCGATGAAATCCGGCCTCGTTTTGGAGTGATGCGGGGCCGCGAATTTTTCATGAAAGACGGCTACAATTTTGACCTGACCAAAGAGGATGCGCTGCACGCCTATAACCGTCATCTGGTCAGCTATTTGCGGACCTATGAACGTATGGGCCTGCAAGCGATCCCAATGCGCGCAGATTCCGGACCGATTGGCGGGGATTACACCCATGAATTCCTGGTGCTGGCGGAAACCGGTGAATCCGAAGTGTTCTATGACAGCCAAATCACCGATCTGAAATTTGGCGATCGGGCCATTGATTATGATGATGTGGCACAATGTCAGGCCGTTTTGGAAGAGTTCACATCGCGCTATGCCCGCACGGACGAAACCCACGAGGCCGATGAATTCGCCAAGGTGCCCGAAGATCGCCAACGGGTGGCGCGCGGCATCGAAGTGGGGCAGATTTTCTATTTTGGTACGCAATATTCCGAAAGCATGGGCGCGTCCGTCCAAGACAGCGAAGGCAACAAAGTGCCGGTGCATATGGGGTCACACGGGATCGGCGTCAGCCGCCTGTTGGGCGCCATCATCGAGGCCAGCCATGACGACAAAGGCATCATTTGGCCCGAAGGTGTCACGCCGTTCCACGTCGGCATCCTGAATATGCGCGCCAAGGACGAAGCCTGCACCGAAGCTTGTGATGCGCTTTATGACTCGTTCAAAGCCATCGGGCTGGACCCGCTTTATGATGATCGCGACACAGGGGCCGGGGCCAAATTTGCCGATATGGACCTGATTGGACTGCCGTGGCGGATCACCGTTGGGCCACGCGGATTGAAAAACGGCGTGGTGGAACTGACCTGCCGCCGCACAGGCGAAAGCGAAGAAATGCCCGACGCGCAAGCCGTTGAAAAGATTTCGCAAATTTATGCAAAGCACCGCGTCACGGGGCTTTGA
- a CDS encoding DUF2937 family protein, translating into MLKVLSFIGGLAGAAGLSQYPEFSQQYTQRLAGQIDALSQVVEDFDASALRSGLTRSEALDQMQGTQFLDDRRSDMQRTFLRHEVLTAHFTHLQSASPMQRMMMPHRISDAETLTGTWDDFVPAMPINLPGAVAAGAGFIAGSTVLGLCLTFLLWPFRRRARAPA; encoded by the coding sequence ATGTTAAAGGTGCTTTCCTTCATTGGGGGGCTGGCTGGTGCGGCTGGCCTGTCGCAATATCCTGAATTTTCACAGCAATACACCCAGCGTTTGGCGGGGCAAATTGATGCCCTGTCCCAAGTGGTTGAGGATTTTGATGCCTCTGCGTTGAGGTCTGGGCTGACCCGGTCTGAGGCCTTGGATCAAATGCAGGGCACGCAGTTTCTGGACGATCGCCGTTCAGATATGCAGCGCACGTTTCTACGCCACGAAGTGCTGACCGCGCATTTTACGCATTTGCAATCCGCCAGCCCGATGCAGCGGATGATGATGCCGCATCGAATTTCGGATGCTGAAACGCTGACCGGGACGTGGGATGATTTTGTGCCGGCCATGCCGATCAACCTGCCGGGCGCAGTTGCAGCCGGGGCTGGGTTTATCGCAGGCTCGACGGTTTTGGGCCTATGCCTGACATTTTTGTTGTGGCCATTTCGGCGCCGCGCGCGTGCGCCTGCCTGA
- a CDS encoding lipoprotein-releasing ABC transporter permease subunit — protein MAQGRTAPFSRFEWMIAWRYIRAKRAEGGVSVMTWISLIGITLAVFALIATLSVRAGFRAEFVDTILGANAHVEVHYSNQMTEHGQLDDLIRDYDVLAQDLRAIDGITRAAPLVRGQVMGNFRNANGAVDLYGITLDDLMAIPRIASPENARGDIARFNEGIAIGSGLAIELGLVVGDRIKIISPNGVRTAFGTSPRVNTYEVVYIFTAGRYDIDRIRAYLPLAEAQNFFNRDGAVDQIELMVEDPDAVNDLVPEIVMIGGPRVIPWTWRDRSGAFLRALTIEDNVMFVIMSILVLIASMNIISGLIMLVKNKGRDIGILRTMGLSEGSILRIFFICGAGIGTLGTLLGVLLGCLFVINIDPIFSLVNWLGGGGVWDPSIRGIYNLPAKLQMSDVISATTLSLGLSWIITIFPARRAARMNPVEALRYE, from the coding sequence ATGGCCCAAGGTAGAACCGCCCCATTTTCCCGTTTCGAATGGATGATCGCATGGCGGTATATTCGGGCCAAACGTGCCGAAGGCGGCGTGTCGGTCATGACATGGATCAGCCTGATTGGCATCACATTGGCGGTGTTTGCCCTGATCGCAACATTGTCCGTGCGTGCCGGATTTCGGGCGGAATTTGTCGATACAATCCTGGGCGCAAATGCCCATGTTGAGGTGCATTATTCCAATCAGATGACCGAACACGGCCAGCTCGATGATTTGATCCGGGACTATGATGTTCTGGCGCAGGATTTGCGGGCGATTGATGGCATTACCCGCGCTGCCCCGTTGGTACGTGGTCAGGTCATGGGCAATTTTCGTAACGCAAATGGCGCGGTCGACCTTTATGGGATCACGCTGGACGATCTGATGGCCATTCCCCGGATCGCGAGCCCCGAAAATGCCCGCGGTGACATCGCCCGCTTTAACGAAGGCATCGCGATTGGGTCTGGTCTGGCGATTGAGCTGGGGCTGGTCGTCGGCGACCGGATCAAAATCATTTCCCCCAATGGCGTGCGCACGGCATTTGGCACATCACCGCGCGTTAACACCTACGAAGTCGTCTATATCTTTACCGCTGGGCGGTACGATATCGACCGAATTCGCGCCTATCTGCCCCTCGCCGAGGCGCAGAATTTCTTTAACCGGGACGGGGCCGTCGATCAGATCGAATTGATGGTTGAGGATCCGGATGCGGTGAATGATTTGGTGCCTGAAATCGTGATGATCGGCGGGCCACGCGTGATCCCATGGACATGGCGGGACCGGTCTGGCGCATTCCTGCGGGCCTTAACAATCGAAGACAACGTGATGTTTGTGATCATGTCGATCCTCGTTCTGATTGCGTCGATGAACATCATTTCCGGCCTGATTATGCTGGTTAAAAACAAGGGCCGCGACATTGGAATCCTGCGCACAATGGGCCTGTCAGAAGGGTCGATTTTGCGGATATTTTTCATCTGCGGCGCGGGGATCGGCACGTTGGGGACCTTGCTGGGTGTTTTGTTGGGCTGTTTGTTTGTGATCAATATCGATCCGATTTTCAGCCTTGTGAATTGGCTGGGCGGCGGCGGCGTCTGGGATCCATCCATTCGCGGCATCTATAATTTGCCCGCCAAATTGCAAATGTCCGATGTGATTTCCGCCACAACGCTCAGCCTTGGGCTGAGCTGGATCATTACCATTTTCCCGGCCCGACGTGCGGCGCGGATGAACCCCGTAGAGGCGCTGCGTTATGAGTAA
- a CDS encoding ABC transporter ATP-binding protein encodes MSNVLELTGLRKGYNHGKPGEVQVLNGVDLTIGRGEVVALVAPSGAGKSTLLHIAGLLDVPDQGRVVIDGRDMTDLSDRKRTAARRGQVGFVYQFHHLLPEFTALENIVLPQLANGIAAKVAETRAQSLLENVGVSDRANHRPAALSGGEQQRVAFCRALANEPDLLLADEPTGNLDPGTSDVVFGALMDLVRGTGMSALIATHNMELAARMDRIVRLETGSIVT; translated from the coding sequence ATGAGTAATGTTCTGGAACTGACCGGCCTGCGCAAAGGATATAATCACGGTAAACCCGGCGAAGTTCAGGTGCTGAACGGCGTTGACCTGACCATAGGTCGGGGCGAAGTGGTGGCGCTGGTGGCCCCATCTGGGGCGGGTAAATCCACGCTGTTGCACATTGCGGGATTGCTGGATGTGCCGGATCAGGGGCGGGTGGTGATTGATGGGCGCGACATGACCGATCTTAGCGATCGCAAACGCACCGCCGCGCGGCGCGGGCAGGTGGGCTTTGTCTATCAATTCCACCATTTGTTGCCTGAATTTACGGCGCTCGAAAACATCGTTTTGCCGCAGCTGGCCAATGGGATCGCCGCGAAAGTTGCCGAAACGCGCGCCCAGTCTTTGTTGGAAAATGTCGGGGTGTCAGACCGCGCAAACCATCGTCCAGCCGCCCTGTCAGGGGGCGAACAACAGCGCGTCGCATTTTGTCGCGCATTGGCCAATGAGCCGGATTTGCTGTTGGCGGATGAACCCACGGGCAACCTTGATCCGGGCACGTCGGATGTGGTGTTTGGGGCATTGATGGATTTGGTACGTGGCACGGGCATGTCTGCATTGATCGCCACCCATAACATGGAATTGGCCGCCCGGATGGACCGCATTGTTCGCCTGGAAACCGGATCGATTGTGACCTAG